One part of the Raphanus sativus cultivar WK10039 chromosome 7, ASM80110v3, whole genome shotgun sequence genome encodes these proteins:
- the LOC108817340 gene encoding probable serine/threonine-protein kinase SIS8, with protein sequence MGDTRDDDDAGPETWWPSDSVERFGSLHLGSQQETSIANTASNILWTTGSLSDPIPNGFYSLIPDSRLKQLFNSIPTLEDLHALGDEGLKADVILVDFHKDQKLFRQKQLITKLVSGFNSKPAAILKKIAGLVENVYKQSTLHNPAKTTQSLDNCGIQLLGQIKNGSCRPRAILFKVLADTVGLQSRLVVGLSCDGAAESVDSYKHISVTVFLHSVEMLVDLMRSPGQLIPLSTKAIYMSHISAAGESDSAENDSCDSPLEPNSPMFGFPELENAEKDESLLFHRKVEGPRNMSGPPSRNMLLRSASMLERKLSFSKSESNIANDFWRQNRRKFIADQRTAGSSPEHLSFRTRTRSILSGDRNFAQDFTGDVAKSSSKSVGGAKLETKRIRRRSISITPEIGDDIVRAVRAMNEALKQNRLSKEQCDDGSSPNSPNDRTEGPHLQTNVSGFHLGAHDQVSGGRSILSKEPLDPQKAISLPSSPKNYRGQSYEQNGSSYRNISHIWDKVLGSPMFQDKPLLPYEEWNIDFSELTVGIRVGIGFFGEVFQGVWNGTDVAIKVFLEQDLTAENMEDFCNEISILSRLRHPNVILFLGACTKPPRLSLITEYMEMGSLYNLLHLSRQKKELSWRRKLKMLRDICRGLMCIHRMGIVHRDIKSANCLLSSKLTVKICDFGLSRIMTGTTMRDAVSAGTPEWMAPELIRNEPFSEKCDIFSLGVIMWELCTLTRPWEGVPPERVVYAVAYEGARLEIPEGPLGKLIADCWTEQEQRPSCSDILSRLLDCE encoded by the exons ATGGGAGATACacgagatgatgatgatgctgggCCAGAAACCTGGTGGCCTTCAGATTCTGTTGAGAGATTTGGTTCTCTTCATCTGGGATCACAACAAGAGACCTCCATTGCTAATACTGCTTCAAATATTCTTTGGACCACTGGTTCGCTTTCTGACCCCATCCCAAATGGCTTCTATTCCCTCATCCCG GATAGTAGATTGAAGCAGCTGTTTAATAGCATTCCTACATTGGAAGATCTTCATGCTCTGGGCGACGAGGGTCTAAAGGCCGATGTGATTCTTGTTGATTTTCATAAAGATCAAAAGCTTTTCAGGCAAAAGCAGTTGATTACCAAACTTGTCAGTGGATTTAACTCAAAACCAGCTGCTATTCTCAAGAAAATTGCTGGTCTG GTGGAAAATGTTTATAAGCAATCTACTCTGCATAACCCGGCAAAAACTACACAATCTCTTGACAACTGTGGGATTCAGCTGCTAGGACAGATTAAGAATGGTTCTTGTCGTCCTCGAGCTATCTTGTTCAAAGTTTTAGCTGATACGGTTGGCCTTCAAAGCAGGCTTGTAGTT GGTTTGTCATGTGATGGAGCTGCTGAGAGTGTAGACTCATACAAGCATATTTCTGTTACGGTTTTTCTTCATTCTGTGGAAATGCTGGTTGATCTAATGAGGTCTCCTGGTCAGCTTATTCCTCTATCTACCAAAGCAATATATATGAGTCATATCTCAGCGGCAGGGGAAAGTGATTCTGCAGAGAACGACTCTTGCGATTCACCTTTGGAGCCAAATAGTCCCATGTTTGGTTTTCCAGAGCTTGAAAA TGCAGAAAAAGATGAAAGTCTTCTGTTTCACAGGAAAGTGGAAGGGCCTCGAAATATGTCTGGTCCACCATCAAGGAATATGCTGTTACGATCTGCCTCCATGCTAGAGAGAAAATTAAG TTTCTCAAAGAGCGAGTCAAACATTGCTAATGATTTTTGGCGGCAGAACCGGAGAAAGTTCATTGCTGATCAGAGAACTGCTGGTTCCAG TCCCGAGCATCTTTCCTTCCGAACACGTACAAGGTCCATATTAAGTGGCGACAGGAATTTTGCACAAGATTTCACCGGTGATGTTGCCAAATCAAG CTCCAAGTCTGTTGGAGGAGCAAAACTGGAAACTAAGAGAATAAGGAGGAGAAGCATTAGTATAACTCCTGAAATTGGTGATGATATCGTTAG GGCAGTACGAGCAATGAATGAAGCGTTGAAGCAGAATCGCCTCTCAAAAGAGCAATGTGATGATGGTTCATCTCCTAACTCTCCAAATGACAGAACCGAAGGCCCTCATCTCCAGACAAAT GTCTCTGGTTTCCATCTTGGTGCTCATGACCAAGTGTCTGGAGGAAGGTCGATCCTTTCCAAGGAACCACTAGATCCACAGAAAGCAATCTCACTACCATCTTCACCCAAAAACTACCGAGGCCAATCCTATGAACAGAATGGATCGTCATATCGTAATATAAGCCACATTTGGGATAAAGTATTGGGATCTCCCATGTTCCAGGATAAGCCATTGTTACCATATGAAGAATGGAACATAGACTTCTCTGAGTTGACGGTTGGGATTCGTGTTGGAATTG GATTTTTCGGAGAAGTCTTCCAAGGAGTCTGGAATGGAACAGACGTTGCGATCAAAGTGTTCCTTGAGCAAGACCTAACAGCTGAGAACATGGAAGATTTCTGCAATGAGATATCGATTCTTAG CCGACTTAGACATCCCAACG TTATACTGTTCCTTGGAGCATGCACAAAGCCTCCAAGATTATCACTGATCACTGAGTACATGGAAATGGGATCTCTGTATAACTTGCTGCATTTGAGTAGACAAAAGAAGGAGTTAAGCTGGCGCAGGAAACTAAAGATGCTGCGTGACATTTGCCG GGGGTTGATGTGCATACATCGTATGGGGATAGTCCACCGTGATATAAAGAGTGCAAACTGTCTTTTGAGCAGCAAATTAACAGTCAAGATCTGCGATTTTGGGCTATCGAGAATAATGACAGGGACGACAATGAGAGATGCAGTCTCTGCCGGCACACCAGAGTGGATGGCTCCTGAACTTATCCGCAATGAGCCTTTCTCGGAAAAGTGTGATATCTTCAGCTTAGGTGTAATAATGTGGGAACTCTGCACATTAACCAGACCTTGGGAAGGAGTGCCGCCTGAACGG GTTGTTTACGCTGTTGCTTACGAGGGAGCTCGGCTTGAGATTCCTGAAGGGCCGTTGGGAAAGCTTATTGCAG ATTGTTggacagaacaagaacaaaGGCCTAGCTGCAGTGATATACTTTCTCGTTTGCTGGATTGCGAGTAA